In Pseudomonas sp. MM213, a genomic segment contains:
- a CDS encoding chemotaxis protein CheW has translation MNDKASSAKGSEDPILQWVTFKLDNETYGINVMRVQEVLRYTEIAPVPGAPSYVLGIINLRGNVVTVIDTRQRFGLMNAEISDNTRIVIIEADKQVVGIMVDSVAEVVYLRQSEIETAPNVGNEESAKFIQGVCNKNNELLILVELDKMMSEEEWSELESI, from the coding sequence ATGAATGATAAGGCGTCGTCTGCAAAAGGTTCCGAAGATCCGATCCTGCAATGGGTAACCTTCAAGCTGGACAATGAAACCTACGGCATCAACGTGATGCGCGTTCAGGAAGTCCTGCGCTACACCGAAATCGCCCCGGTCCCGGGTGCCCCGAGCTACGTGCTGGGCATCATCAACCTGCGCGGCAATGTGGTGACCGTGATCGACACCCGTCAGCGCTTCGGCCTGATGAATGCCGAGATCAGCGACAACACCCGGATCGTCATCATCGAAGCCGACAAGCAAGTGGTCGGGATCATGGTCGACAGCGTGGCTGAAGTGGTTTACCTGCGTCAGTCGGAAATCGAAACCGCGCCGAACGTGGGTAACGAAGAGTCCGCCAAGTTCATTCAAGGCGTGTGCAACAAGAACAACGAATTGCTGATCCTGGTCGAGCTGGACAAGATGATGAGCGAAGAAGAATGGTCGGAACTGGAGAGTATCTGA
- the fleN gene encoding flagellar synthesis regulator FleN: MGSMHPVQVIAVTGGKGGVGKTNVSVNLSLALAELGRRVMLLDADLGLANVDVLLGLTPKRTLADVIEGRCELRDVLLQGPGGIRIVPAASGTQSMVHLSPAQHAGLIQAFSDIGDNLDVLVIDTAAGIGDSVVSFVRAAQEVLLVVCDEPTSITDAYALIKLLNRDYGMNRFRVLANMAQSPQEGRNLFAKLTKVTDRFLDVALQYVGAVPYDESVRKAVQKQRAVYEAFPRSKCSLAFKAIAQKVDTWPLPANPRGHLEFFVERLVQQTAGPVL; this comes from the coding sequence ATGGGCAGCATGCATCCCGTACAGGTGATCGCGGTGACCGGCGGCAAAGGTGGCGTCGGGAAGACTAATGTGTCAGTGAACTTGTCCCTGGCTCTAGCTGAGCTCGGCCGGCGCGTCATGCTGCTGGACGCCGATCTGGGGCTGGCGAATGTCGACGTCCTGTTGGGACTGACACCCAAACGTACCCTGGCCGACGTCATCGAAGGCCGCTGTGAGCTGCGCGACGTATTGTTGCAGGGGCCAGGCGGCATCCGCATCGTCCCGGCCGCGTCCGGCACTCAAAGCATGGTTCATCTGAGTCCGGCCCAGCATGCCGGCCTGATCCAGGCGTTCAGCGATATCGGCGACAACCTCGACGTGCTCGTGATCGACACCGCTGCGGGTATTGGTGACTCGGTAGTCAGTTTTGTTCGCGCCGCGCAAGAAGTCTTGCTGGTGGTCTGCGACGAGCCGACTTCGATCACGGATGCCTACGCCCTGATCAAACTGCTCAACCGCGACTACGGCATGAACCGCTTCCGCGTCCTGGCCAACATGGCCCAGAGCCCGCAGGAAGGCCGCAACCTGTTCGCCAAGTTGACCAAGGTCACGGACCGCTTCCTCGACGTCGCCTTACAATACGTCGGTGCGGTGCCGTACGACGAAAGCGTGCGCAAGGCTGTGCAGAAGCAGCGCGCGGTCTATGAAGCCTTCCCTCGTTCCAAGTGCTCCCTGGCTTTCAAGGCCATCGCACAAAAGGTCGATACCTGGCCGCTGCCTGCCAACCCGCGCGGGCACCTGGAGTTTTTCGTCGAGCGCCTCGTGCAACAAACGGCAGGACCCGTGCTATGA
- a CDS encoding chemotaxis protein CheA, with protein sequence MSFGADEEILQDFLVEAGEILEQLSEQLVELESRPDDADLLNAIFRGFHTVKGGAGFLQLNELVECCHIAENVFDILRKGERRVDSELMDVVLEALDAVNGMFSEVRERGPITAATPELLAALARLAEPQTADQAAPVAEVVEEPAAEAESGDITDNEFEQLLDSLNAVKAQAEAPAAAPLPAGDAATSDEITDAEFESLLDQLHGKGQFAVDAVATPAAPAAPAAPKAPGDSSDITDDEFEALLDQLHGKGNFAVDALESAIASVPTPAAPTAAAAGGDLISDHEFESLLDELHGKGKFTEVGTGSAASSVATPVAKAPAPVAKAPEPKAEAAKPAAAAAPKPAAAAAPAPARAAAAPPAEKPASEAETTVRVDTARLDEIMNMVGELVLVRNRLVRLGANSADEAMSKAVSNLDVVTADLQTAVMKTRMQPIKKVFGRFPRLVRDLARQLKKEINLELVGEETDLDKNLVEALADPLVHLVRNSVDHGIEEPADREAMGKPRSGKVILSAEQEGDHILLSISDDGKGMDADVLRGIAVKKGLMDKDAADRLSESDCFNLIFAPGFSTKTEISDVSGRGVGMDVVKTKIAQLNGTINIYSTKGKGSKIVIKVPLTLAIMPTLMVMLGNQAFAFPLVNVNEIFHLDLSTTNVVDGQEVVIVRDKALPLFYLKRWLVSSAAHEEQREGHVVILSVGTQRIGFVVDQLVGQEEVVIKPLGKMLQGTPGMSGATITGDGRIALILDVPSMLKRCAARRI encoded by the coding sequence ATGAGCTTCGGCGCCGATGAAGAGATCCTTCAGGATTTCCTGGTTGAGGCCGGCGAGATTCTAGAGCAACTGTCCGAACAGCTGGTCGAGCTTGAAAGCCGACCGGATGATGCGGACTTGCTCAATGCAATTTTTCGCGGTTTTCACACTGTAAAAGGGGGCGCCGGCTTCCTCCAGCTCAACGAGCTGGTGGAGTGCTGTCACATCGCCGAGAACGTGTTTGACATCCTGCGCAAGGGTGAACGTCGCGTCGATTCGGAATTGATGGACGTGGTTCTCGAAGCGCTGGACGCGGTGAACGGCATGTTCAGCGAAGTCCGCGAGCGTGGCCCGATAACGGCTGCCACGCCTGAATTGCTTGCAGCCCTGGCCCGTCTGGCCGAGCCGCAAACCGCCGATCAAGCCGCACCTGTGGCTGAAGTGGTGGAAGAGCCGGCTGCCGAAGCCGAATCAGGCGACATCACCGATAACGAATTCGAACAACTGCTGGACTCGCTGAACGCCGTCAAGGCTCAGGCTGAGGCCCCGGCCGCTGCTCCGCTGCCGGCCGGCGATGCCGCGACCAGCGATGAAATCACCGATGCCGAGTTCGAGTCGTTGCTCGATCAGTTGCACGGCAAAGGCCAGTTCGCCGTCGACGCGGTGGCAACACCCGCTGCGCCTGCCGCACCGGCTGCGCCGAAAGCGCCAGGTGACAGTTCCGACATTACTGACGATGAGTTCGAAGCACTGCTCGATCAGCTGCACGGCAAGGGCAACTTTGCCGTCGACGCGCTGGAATCGGCCATTGCCTCGGTACCGACCCCGGCTGCGCCAACCGCAGCAGCGGCTGGCGGCGATCTGATCTCGGATCACGAGTTCGAATCGCTGCTCGACGAATTGCATGGCAAAGGCAAGTTCACTGAAGTCGGCACCGGTTCGGCCGCCTCTTCGGTAGCTACGCCTGTAGCCAAGGCCCCGGCACCTGTCGCCAAGGCGCCCGAGCCAAAAGCCGAAGCAGCGAAGCCTGCTGCCGCCGCTGCACCAAAACCTGCCGCCGCTGCTGCACCGGCGCCTGCCCGTGCAGCGGCCGCGCCGCCTGCGGAAAAACCGGCCAGCGAAGCCGAGACCACCGTGCGGGTCGACACCGCGCGTCTCGACGAAATCATGAACATGGTCGGCGAGTTGGTACTGGTGCGTAACCGCCTGGTTCGCCTGGGTGCCAACAGCGCCGATGAAGCCATGTCCAAAGCCGTGTCGAACCTCGACGTGGTCACGGCCGACTTGCAGACCGCGGTCATGAAGACCCGGATGCAACCGATCAAGAAAGTCTTCGGGCGCTTCCCGCGTCTGGTTCGCGACCTGGCTCGCCAGCTCAAGAAAGAGATCAATCTGGAGCTGGTCGGCGAAGAAACCGACCTCGACAAAAACCTTGTCGAGGCCCTGGCCGACCCGCTGGTCCACTTGGTGCGCAACTCGGTCGACCACGGTATCGAAGAGCCGGCCGATCGCGAAGCGATGGGCAAACCGCGCAGCGGCAAAGTGATTTTGTCCGCTGAACAGGAAGGCGACCACATCCTGCTGTCCATCTCCGATGACGGCAAGGGCATGGACGCCGACGTGTTGCGCGGCATCGCGGTGAAGAAAGGTTTGATGGACAAGGATGCGGCGGACCGCCTCAGCGAGTCCGACTGCTTCAACCTGATCTTCGCACCGGGTTTCTCGACCAAGACCGAGATCTCCGACGTGTCGGGTCGTGGCGTGGGCATGGACGTGGTGAAAACCAAGATCGCCCAGCTCAACGGCACCATCAATATCTACTCGACCAAGGGCAAGGGCTCGAAGATCGTCATCAAGGTCCCGTTGACCCTGGCGATCATGCCGACGCTGATGGTCATGCTCGGCAACCAGGCGTTTGCGTTCCCGCTGGTGAACGTCAACGAGATCTTCCACCTCGACCTGTCGACCACCAACGTGGTGGACGGCCAGGAAGTGGTGATCGTGCGGGACAAGGCGCTGCCACTGTTCTACCTCAAGCGCTGGCTGGTCAGCTCCGCCGCTCACGAAGAGCAGCGCGAAGGCCATGTGGTGATCCTTTCGGTGGGCACCCAGCGGATCGGCTTCGTTGTCGATCAACTGGTCGGCCAGGAAGAAGTGGTCATCAAGCCATTGGGCAAAATGCTCCAGGGAACCCCGGGCATGTCGGGCGCCACCATCACCGGTGACGGTCGCATTGCGCTGATTCTCGATGTTCCGAGCATGCTCAAGCGTTGCGCCGCACGGCGTATTTGA
- the fliA gene encoding RNA polymerase sigma factor FliA has product MTASGYNLYKKSARDAQYELIERYAPLVKRIAYHLLARLPASVQVEDLIQAGMIGLLEVSTKYDASKGASFETYAGIRIRGAMLDEVRKGDWAPRSVHRNTRMVSDAIRSIEAKTGRDAKDHEVAAELQLSLDDYYGILNDTLGSRLFSFDDLLQDGEHEGLHEDGASAHLEPSRDLEDERFQAALADAIANLPERERLVLALYYDEELNLKEIGEVLGVSESRVSQLHSQCAARLRGRLGEWRAR; this is encoded by the coding sequence ATGACAGCCAGCGGTTACAACCTCTACAAGAAGTCGGCGCGTGACGCGCAGTACGAGCTGATCGAGCGTTACGCGCCACTGGTCAAACGCATTGCTTACCACCTGCTGGCGCGACTGCCAGCCAGTGTCCAGGTCGAAGACCTGATCCAGGCCGGGATGATCGGCCTGCTTGAAGTATCCACCAAATATGACGCCAGCAAAGGCGCGAGTTTCGAGACGTACGCGGGCATCCGGATCCGCGGCGCCATGCTTGATGAAGTGCGCAAAGGGGACTGGGCACCACGTTCGGTCCACCGCAATACCCGCATGGTCAGCGACGCAATTCGCTCGATTGAAGCTAAAACCGGCCGTGACGCTAAAGATCACGAAGTTGCGGCCGAACTCCAATTGAGTCTCGACGATTACTACGGGATTTTGAACGACACCCTGGGCAGCCGCTTGTTCAGTTTCGACGACCTGTTGCAGGACGGCGAACACGAAGGGCTGCATGAGGATGGCGCGAGTGCTCATCTCGAGCCGTCGCGCGATCTGGAAGATGAACGCTTCCAGGCAGCGCTGGCGGACGCGATTGCCAATTTGCCGGAGCGTGAGCGACTGGTGTTGGCGCTGTACTACGACGAAGAGTTGAATCTCAAGGAAATCGGTGAGGTCCTGGGGGTCAGCGAATCTCGGGTCAGCCAGTTACACAGCCAGTGCGCGGCCCGTTTGCGGGGGCGTTTGGGGGAGTGGCGAGCGCGCTGA
- a CDS encoding flagellar motor protein, whose translation MDVLSLIGIIMAFVAIIGGNFLEGGHLGALANGPAALIVLGGTVGAALLQSPMSAFKRAMQIVGWILFPPRVDLAGGVDRVVNWSLTARKEGLLGLEGIADAEPDAYSRKGLQLLVDGAEPEAIRSILEVDFYTQESRDIEAAKVFESMGGYAPTIGIIGAVMGLIHVMGNLADPSQLGSGIAVAFVATIYGVASANLVLLPIAAKLKSVAMRQSRYREMLLEGILSIAEGENPRSIELKLQGFMD comes from the coding sequence ATGGACGTACTCAGCCTTATCGGGATCATCATGGCGTTCGTCGCCATCATCGGTGGCAACTTCCTTGAAGGCGGCCATCTCGGCGCGCTGGCCAACGGTCCGGCAGCGTTGATCGTGCTCGGCGGGACCGTCGGCGCGGCGCTGCTACAATCGCCGATGAGCGCGTTCAAGCGCGCCATGCAGATTGTTGGCTGGATCCTGTTCCCGCCGCGCGTGGACCTGGCCGGCGGTGTTGACCGCGTGGTGAACTGGAGCCTGACCGCCCGCAAGGAAGGTCTGCTCGGTCTGGAAGGTATCGCCGACGCCGAACCCGACGCCTACTCGCGCAAAGGCCTGCAACTGTTGGTGGACGGCGCTGAGCCGGAAGCGATTCGCAGCATTCTGGAAGTGGATTTCTACACCCAGGAAAGCCGCGACATCGAAGCGGCCAAAGTCTTCGAAAGCATGGGCGGCTACGCGCCGACCATCGGCATCATCGGTGCGGTGATGGGCCTGATCCACGTCATGGGCAACCTGGCCGATCCGTCGCAACTGGGCAGCGGCATCGCCGTGGCCTTCGTCGCCACCATCTACGGCGTCGCCAGTGCCAACCTGGTGCTGTTGCCGATTGCCGCCAAACTCAAATCCGTTGCAATGCGTCAGTCGCGTTATCGCGAAATGTTGCTGGAAGGCATCCTGTCGATCGCCGAAGGTGAAAACCCTCGCTCTATTGAGTTGAAGCTTCAGGGCTTCATGGATTGA
- a CDS encoding ParA family protein, with product MRVWAVANQKGGVGKTTSSIALAGLLAEAGKRVVVVDLDPHGSMTSYFGYDPDSLEHSSYDLFLHRGSVPQGLPGQLLLPTSHASISLLPSSTALATLERQSPGQSGLGLVIAKSLAQLWQDFDYAVIDSPPLLGVLMVNALAASQQLVIPVQTEHLAVKGLERMVNTLAMINRSRKQPLAFNIVPTLFDRRTQASLGTLRVLRDKYPEEIWQGYIPVDTRLRDASRAGVTPSQFDGKSRGVLAYRALLKHLLTQQSVAQVA from the coding sequence ATGAGAGTCTGGGCCGTTGCCAATCAAAAGGGTGGTGTTGGTAAAACCACTTCCTCTATCGCTTTAGCCGGGTTGCTGGCTGAGGCGGGCAAGCGCGTGGTCGTGGTCGATCTCGATCCCCACGGCTCGATGACCAGCTACTTCGGTTACGACCCCGACAGCCTGGAACACAGCAGCTACGACCTGTTCCTGCACCGGGGCAGCGTGCCGCAAGGCTTGCCCGGTCAGTTGCTGTTGCCCACCAGTCACGCGAGTATTTCCCTGTTGCCGTCGAGCACTGCGCTGGCGACGCTTGAGCGCCAGTCGCCGGGGCAGAGTGGTTTGGGCCTGGTGATTGCCAAGAGCCTGGCGCAATTGTGGCAGGACTTCGATTACGCGGTGATCGACAGCCCGCCGTTGCTCGGCGTGCTGATGGTCAATGCCTTGGCGGCCAGTCAGCAATTGGTGATTCCGGTGCAGACCGAGCACCTGGCAGTCAAAGGCCTGGAGCGCATGGTCAATACGCTGGCGATGATCAACCGTTCGCGCAAGCAGCCATTGGCATTCAACATCGTGCCGACCCTGTTCGACCGGCGCACGCAGGCGTCGCTCGGGACCTTGCGGGTGTTGCGCGACAAGTACCCGGAAGAAATCTGGCAAGGCTACATCCCGGTCGATACGCGTTTGCGCGACGCCAGCCGTGCCGGCGTGACGCCTTCGCAATTCGACGGCAAGAGCCGCGGCGTGCTGGCCTATCGCGCACTGCTCAAGCACTTGCTGACGCAGCAATCCGTTGCGCAGGTGGCGTGA
- a CDS encoding chemotaxis response regulator CheY has translation MKILIVDDFSTMRRIIKNLLRDLGFTNTVEADDGITAIPVLNSGSIDFLVTDWNMPGMTGIDLLRHVRADEKLKHLPVLMVTAEAKREQIIEAAQAGVNGYVVKPFTAQALKEKIEKIFERIG, from the coding sequence ATGAAAATCCTCATCGTTGATGACTTCTCAACGATGCGGCGGATCATAAAAAACCTGTTGCGTGACCTTGGGTTCACCAACACGGTCGAGGCCGACGATGGCATTACTGCCATTCCGGTTCTCAACAGCGGAAGCATCGACTTTCTGGTAACGGACTGGAACATGCCTGGCATGACCGGTATCGATCTGCTGCGCCACGTGCGCGCCGATGAAAAGCTCAAGCACCTGCCAGTGCTGATGGTGACCGCTGAAGCCAAGCGCGAGCAGATCATCGAAGCGGCCCAGGCCGGCGTAAACGGCTATGTGGTCAAACCCTTCACGGCCCAGGCGTTGAAAGAAAAAATCGAGAAGATTTTCGAACGCATCGGTTGA
- a CDS encoding DUF2802 domain-containing protein, producing the protein MILEVAVIVLFLFWAGTLAMFLAYIRAQRRIAAQQAEGDALRDQRIKDLGKRVDNYQNGSVRMGEDLHELRAVVGPLPDKLAQLEQRDPSSLSFAQAARLVGMGASVDELTQSCGLTQAEAELMSKLHKN; encoded by the coding sequence TTGATTCTTGAGGTTGCGGTCATTGTCCTGTTCCTCTTCTGGGCAGGCACGCTGGCAATGTTTCTGGCGTACATTCGCGCTCAGCGGCGGATCGCTGCGCAACAGGCCGAGGGCGATGCGCTGCGCGATCAGCGCATCAAGGACCTGGGCAAACGCGTTGACAACTACCAGAACGGCAGCGTGCGCATGGGTGAAGACCTGCACGAGCTGCGCGCGGTGGTCGGGCCGTTGCCGGACAAGCTGGCTCAGCTTGAACAGCGCGACCCGTCGAGCCTGTCGTTTGCCCAGGCAGCGCGCCTGGTCGGAATGGGCGCGAGCGTCGATGAACTGACTCAGTCCTGCGGCTTGACCCAGGCTGAGGCGGAGTTGATGAGCAAGCTGCACAAGAACTGA
- a CDS encoding CheW domain-containing protein, whose protein sequence is MNRPVKITSRPQLALQSYLDSLLMDATEELPPEIEAIPEVVEVEAALDEFQAAVLEEQARDAQKPAEKPPAVAAPVTAPVVKTPVALMEAPALAPVSTIAPLLQALVPPTAPLLQELVPPTAPQLQALVPPIVEVHLPPSNTPPPVETNGRPAWAAEPFECLLFDVAGLTLAVPLVCLGSIYSLAGQELTPLFGQPEWFLGILPSQAGNLKVLDTARWVMPDRYRDDFRQGLQYVISVQGYEWGLAVHQVSRSLRLDPNEIKWRTHRGQRPWLAGTVIEHMCALLDVSELAELIASGGAKHMGGGKPSHKPT, encoded by the coding sequence ATGAATCGCCCGGTAAAAATCACTTCCCGTCCGCAACTTGCGCTCCAGTCCTATCTGGACAGCTTGTTGATGGACGCGACCGAAGAGTTGCCGCCGGAAATCGAAGCGATTCCCGAGGTGGTCGAGGTTGAAGCGGCGCTGGACGAATTCCAGGCCGCGGTGCTTGAAGAGCAGGCGCGCGATGCGCAGAAGCCGGCCGAGAAACCGCCAGCCGTTGCCGCGCCGGTCACCGCACCTGTGGTGAAAACCCCGGTGGCGCTGATGGAAGCGCCGGCTCTGGCGCCGGTATCGACCATCGCTCCGCTGCTGCAAGCGCTGGTACCGCCGACCGCTCCGCTGCTGCAAGAGCTGGTACCGCCGACCGCACCGCAGCTGCAAGCGCTCGTGCCGCCGATCGTCGAAGTCCATCTGCCGCCGAGCAACACGCCGCCGCCAGTGGAAACCAACGGCCGTCCTGCGTGGGCCGCCGAGCCGTTCGAATGCCTGTTGTTCGATGTCGCCGGGTTGACCCTGGCGGTGCCGCTGGTGTGCCTGGGCTCGATTTATTCCCTGGCCGGTCAGGAACTGACACCGCTGTTCGGTCAGCCGGAATGGTTCCTCGGAATCCTGCCGAGCCAGGCCGGCAACCTGAAAGTGCTCGATACCGCCCGTTGGGTCATGCCCGACCGCTATCGCGATGACTTCCGTCAGGGCCTGCAATACGTTATTTCGGTTCAGGGCTACGAGTGGGGGCTGGCCGTGCATCAGGTCAGCCGCTCGTTGCGCCTGGACCCGAACGAAATCAAATGGCGCACCCACCGGGGTCAACGGCCATGGCTGGCGGGCACGGTGATTGAACACATGTGTGCGTTGCTCGACGTTTCCGAACTGGCCGAGCTGATCGCCAGCGGTGGGGCGAAGCACATGGGCGGCGGCAAGCCGTCCCACAAACCGACATAA
- a CDS encoding protein phosphatase CheZ, producing the protein MDQNESSQGDFESTLKKHAVELVESLEKGKFGDAVQLIHELNQTRDRGLYQEVGKLTRELHSAIVNFQIDPHMPQAEEVSQITDATERLGYVVKLTEAAANRTMDLVENSTPLVNSLSDEAQALSTDWGRFMRREVGAEEFRELARRVDGFLARSSADNRAVSSNLNDILLAQDYQDLTGQVIKRVTQLVTEVESNLLKLVLMASQVDRFAGIEHDREAMLAEKDPQKHLSQGEGPQIHADKREDVVSGQDDVDDLLSSLGF; encoded by the coding sequence ATGGACCAAAACGAATCTTCACAGGGCGATTTTGAATCGACCCTGAAAAAACACGCGGTCGAACTGGTCGAAAGCCTTGAAAAAGGCAAGTTCGGCGACGCTGTGCAACTGATCCATGAGCTCAACCAGACCCGTGACCGCGGCCTGTATCAGGAAGTGGGCAAGCTCACCCGCGAGCTGCACAGTGCGATCGTCAATTTTCAGATTGACCCGCACATGCCGCAAGCCGAGGAAGTGTCCCAGATCACAGATGCCACCGAGCGTCTGGGTTACGTTGTCAAGCTGACAGAGGCCGCAGCCAACCGCACCATGGATCTGGTCGAAAACTCCACGCCGCTGGTCAACAGCCTGAGCGATGAAGCTCAGGCGCTGAGCACGGACTGGGGGCGGTTCATGCGTCGCGAAGTCGGGGCTGAGGAATTTCGTGAACTGGCACGGCGTGTCGATGGTTTCCTGGCACGCAGCAGCGCGGACAACCGCGCGGTGTCGAGCAACCTCAACGACATTCTGCTCGCTCAGGATTACCAGGACCTCACCGGTCAGGTGATCAAGCGTGTGACCCAATTGGTCACCGAAGTTGAAAGCAACCTGCTCAAGCTCGTGCTTATGGCCAGTCAGGTGGACCGCTTTGCGGGCATCGAACATGACCGTGAAGCGATGCTTGCAGAAAAAGATCCGCAAAAACATCTCTCTCAGGGTGAAGGTCCGCAGATTCATGCCGATAAAAGAGAAGACGTTGTGTCCGGTCAGGACGATGTGGACGATTTGTTATCCAGCCTAGGATTTTAG
- the motD gene encoding flagellar motor protein MotD, translated as MARRRQPEEHVNHERWLVSYADFITLLFAFFVVMYSISSINEGKYKIISQALIGVFTDSDRSLQPIPIGEERPKTVTPAKPLVKDSEQVDAGIAGASDPLKSIADDISAAFGDLISSNQMTVRGNELWVEIELNSSLLFGSGDAMPSDMAFNIIDKVAVILRPFDNPIHVEGFTDDQPIRTAQYPTNWELSSARSASIVRMLAMQGVNPGRLASVGYGEFQPVANNATAEGRARNRRVVLVVSRNLDVRRSLTGTGTAHAQPDAALKRAGTQTAPAPVKSPGRESAVNSPSPALTR; from the coding sequence ATGGCACGCCGTCGACAACCTGAAGAACATGTAAACCATGAACGCTGGCTCGTTTCCTATGCCGACTTCATTACGTTGCTGTTCGCCTTTTTCGTGGTGATGTACTCGATCTCTTCGATCAACGAAGGCAAGTACAAGATCATCTCGCAAGCGTTGATCGGCGTGTTCACCGATTCGGATCGTTCGCTCCAGCCGATCCCTATCGGTGAAGAGCGTCCGAAAACCGTGACCCCGGCCAAGCCGCTGGTCAAGGACAGCGAACAGGTCGACGCCGGCATCGCCGGTGCCAGCGATCCGCTGAAAAGCATTGCCGATGACATCAGCGCCGCGTTCGGCGACTTGATCAGCTCCAACCAGATGACCGTTCGCGGCAACGAGCTGTGGGTCGAGATCGAACTCAATTCCAGCCTGTTGTTCGGCAGCGGCGATGCCATGCCCAGCGACATGGCGTTCAACATCATCGATAAGGTCGCAGTGATCCTGAGGCCGTTCGACAACCCGATTCACGTCGAAGGTTTCACCGACGATCAACCGATCCGCACCGCGCAATACCCGACCAACTGGGAGCTGTCCTCGGCCCGTTCGGCGAGCATCGTGCGGATGCTGGCGATGCAGGGGGTAAATCCTGGTCGGTTGGCATCGGTGGGTTACGGCGAATTCCAGCCGGTGGCCAACAACGCGACCGCCGAAGGCCGTGCGCGCAACCGTCGTGTGGTGTTGGTGGTGTCGCGAAATCTTGATGTCCGTCGCAGCCTCACAGGCACCGGAACCGCTCATGCGCAACCGGATGCCGCGTTGAAGCGTGCTGGCACACAAACTGCACCTGCACCAGTCAAGTCGCCGGGACGAGAGAGCGCCGTCAATTCTCCGTCACCCGCATTAACACGTTGA
- a CDS encoding protein-glutamate methylesterase/protein-glutamine glutaminase, which yields MVVKVLVVDDSGFFRRRVSEILSADSNIQVVGTATNGKEAIDQALALKPDVITMDYEMPMMDGITAVRHIMQRCPTPVLMFSSLTHEGARVTLDALDAGAVDFLPKNFEDISRNPEKVKQLLCEKILSISRSNRRVSAYSAPAPVAAPAPTPAPSSVGSYGSSAPARPAPAPIPARTFAASPSSPAPKRKAYKLVAIGTSTGGPVALQRVLTQLPANFPAPIVLIQHMPAAFTKAFAERLDKLCRISVKEAEDGDILRPGLALLAPGGKQMMIDGRGAVKILPGDERLNYKPCVDITFGSAAKSYGDKVLAVVLTGMGADGREGARLLKQGGSSIWAQDEASCVIYGMPMAIVKAELADAVYGLDDIGKHLVEACI from the coding sequence ATGGTAGTCAAAGTCCTGGTGGTGGACGATTCGGGGTTTTTCCGCCGCCGCGTCTCGGAAATTCTTTCAGCGGATTCGAATATCCAGGTCGTCGGTACGGCGACCAACGGAAAAGAGGCGATCGATCAGGCCCTGGCCCTCAAGCCGGACGTGATCACCATGGACTACGAGATGCCGATGATGGATGGCATCACGGCAGTGCGGCACATCATGCAGCGCTGCCCGACCCCGGTGTTGATGTTCTCCTCGCTGACGCACGAAGGCGCCCGGGTCACCCTGGACGCGCTGGATGCCGGCGCGGTGGATTTCCTGCCGAAGAATTTCGAAGACATCTCGCGCAATCCCGAGAAGGTCAAGCAACTGCTGTGCGAGAAGATTCTCAGCATCTCGCGCAGTAACCGTCGTGTCAGCGCCTACAGCGCGCCGGCACCGGTCGCTGCACCCGCGCCGACACCTGCGCCTTCCAGCGTCGGCAGTTATGGCAGCAGCGCACCTGCTCGTCCGGCACCGGCACCGATCCCGGCTCGCACATTCGCGGCCAGCCCATCGTCACCAGCGCCGAAACGCAAAGCCTACAAACTGGTTGCCATCGGTACGTCCACGGGCGGCCCGGTTGCCCTGCAACGGGTTCTGACCCAGCTGCCGGCCAATTTCCCGGCCCCGATCGTGTTGATCCAGCACATGCCGGCCGCCTTCACCAAGGCGTTCGCCGAGCGTCTGGACAAGCTCTGCCGCATCAGCGTCAAGGAAGCCGAGGATGGCGACATCCTGCGTCCGGGCCTGGCGCTGCTGGCGCCGGGTGGCAAGCAAATGATGATCGACGGCCGTGGCGCGGTGAAAATCCTGCCGGGCGACGAACGTCTGAACTACAAGCCGTGTGTGGACATCACGTTCGGTTCGGCTGCCAAGTCCTACGGTGACAAAGTTCTGGCGGTGGTACTGACCGGCATGGGCGCCGACGGTCGTGAAGGTGCGCGCCTGCTCAAGCAGGGCGGCAGCTCGATCTGGGCTCAGGATGAAGCCAGCTGCGTGATCTACGGCATGCCGATGGCCATCGTCAAAGCCGAACTCGCCGATGCGGTGTACGGTCTCGACGACATTGGCAAGCACCTGGTCGAGGCGTGCATCTGA